TGAACCGAAACCGACCTGCTCGGTCCTAGGTCAACAGTGGATAGCCGCACGCCCCGCCTCGACACATTCAAAGGTCATCTCCAGCGTGTAGACTTGGCGCCCCCGGGCAGCCAACGCTGCCACTCTCCATCGAAGGAATCGGCAATGAACGAACTCACATCGCGCCTGAATCGGGAACGGCGCTTTCTGGTGCTCCTCGGCGTGATCTGCCTGGCGCTGATCGGTGGCGCCCTGTACATGCAGGTGGTGCTGGGCGAGGCGCCGTGCCCGCTGTGCATCCTGCAACGCTATGCGCTGCTGTTCATCGCGATCTTCGCCTTCATCGCCGCCGCCATGCCGGGGCGCAAGAGCCTGACCTTCTTCGAAGCATTGGTGGTGCTCAGCGCCATCGGTGGCATCGTTGCAGCCGGCAACCATGTGTATATACTCGCCAACCCGATGGTCAGCTGCGGCATAGACACGCTGCAACCGATCGTCGATGACCTGCCGCTGGCCAAGCTGTGGCCGTTGGTATTCCAGGTCGATGGCTTCTGCTCCACGCCGTACCCGCCGATCCTCGGGCTGTCGCTCGCCCAATGGGCCCTGGTCGCCTTCGTGCTGACCACCGTGCTGGTGCCCCTGGGGATCTACCGCAACCGCCGTCGCGGTTAGACCAAAGTCCCTATTTGACCCAGGTCTATTGCAGGGCGCGAGAAGGCACAAACCCTGCCGAATGATTGACCAGGATCAAGCTCGGGGCCTTGCGTGATGCGGGTTTAAGGGCTATTCAGCGGGGTGCGACAAACTGTCGCGAAGTTGATTTTTTGAGCATTATTGTTGCGCATTCTGTAAAAGACTGTTGCTCAATAAGTCATAGTCAATGGGGGGCGACCTCACTACAATCGCCCCCAATTTCCGTTCGGCACTGCTTGCGAGTCGCAGGATTGAAGGAAGCCGCAGCGCTCCCTTTTGCTGACTTCGTCAAGTTTCGCCCAACGGCGATACCGGGCGGACCCCCCTCCGCGTTTTCCCGCACCAAATGGACTTGGTCTGAAGTACAGGCCTGTTGCCTACGAAACCATAAGCACCGTTAACCCGCTTGAAGCCAAGATCCTGCAGTCGGATCCCGGGCAGGGGCGTGTACGGGCGCGAATTGCCGCACTTGGCAGGACGAAGTGTTGGCTACCAAAACACAAATTGCATTGAAGCAAGCTGATCTAGAGGTCGTGAGATGAGTAAAAAGCGTTACCCCAGACTGTTTGGCATATTGCCCTTTTTAGGCATGCTTTTACTCAGTGGGTGCAACTGGACCCTGCTCGACCCGAAGGGCCAGGTCGGCATTGAGCAGAAGAACCTGATCCTGATCGCCACCGGCCTGATGCTGCTGGTGGTCGTGCCCGTGATCATCATGACCCTGGCGTTCGCCTGGAAGTACCGTGCTTCCAACAAGGCCGCCACCTACACTCCCGACTGGTCGCACTCGACCAAGATCGAAGCCGCGGTGTGGATCATCCCGATCCTGATCATCATCGCCCTGGGTTACTTCACCTACCACTCCACCCACAAGCTGGACCCGTACCGTCCACTGGATTCCGACGTGAAACCGGTGCAGATCGACGTGGTCGCGCTGGACTGGAAGTGGCTGTTCATCTACCCGGAGCAGGGCATCGCCACGGTCAACAAGATCGTCTTCCCGGCTAACACCCCGGTCAACTTCCGTGTCACCTCCGACGCCGTGATGAACTCCTTCTTCATCCCGGGCCTGGGTGGCCAGATCTACGCCATGGCTGGCATGACCACCAAACTGCACCTGATCGCCAACGAGAACGGTGAGTTCGACGGTATCTCCGCCAACTACAGCGGCGCCGGCTTCACCGGTATGAAATTCAAGGCTGTTGCCACCTCGCAAGCTGACTTCGATGCATGGGTCGCTGAAGTGAAGGCATCGCCGAAGAAACTGGACCAGGCCGAATATGACGCCTTGGCCAAAGCAAGCGAAAACAACCCAGTCGCGCTGTACAGCGAGGCCCAGGCTGACCAGTTCCAGCGTATCGTCGACAAGTACGAAGGCATGAACCGCGGTCGTCCGAGCCACGAAGAAGCAGGCAGCAAAGATCTGGCCACTACCAAGGGTGTGGAATCGAGTATGCAACCAGCTGCCGGTGCAGAGGAGTAAGAGATGTTCGGTAAATTAACTCTGGAGGCGATACCGTATCACGAGCCGATAGTCATGGTGACGCTTGCCATGATCGCGCTCGGTGGTATTGCCGTCGTTGGTGCCATCACCTATTTCCGCAAGTGGACCTACTTGTGGACCGAGTGGCTGACCACGGTCGACCACAAGAAAATCGGCGTGATGTACATCATCGTCGCTATGGTCATGCTGCTGCGCGGCTTCGCCGACGCCATCATGATGCGTACCCAGCTGGCCGCCGCCACCGGTGGCTCCGAAGGCTACCTGCCGCCTGAACACTATGACCAGATCTTCACCGCTCACGGTGTGATCATGATCATCTTCATGGCGATGCCGTTCTTCACCGGCCTGATGAACCTCGCGGTTCCGCTGCAGATCGGTGCACGTGACGTTGCCTTCCCGTTCCTGAACTCCCTGAGCTTCTACCTGCTGCTGGCAGGCGTGCTGCTGGTCAACATCTCGCTGGGCGTTGGTGAATTCGCCAAGACCGGCTGGGTTGCCTATCCGCCGCTCGCGGGTATCCAGTACAGCCCTGGGGTGGGTGTCGACTACTACATCTGGGCGCTACAGCTCTCAGGTCTCGGTACGACACTGACCGGCGTGAACTTCCTCGTCACCGTGATGAAGATGCGCGCCCCTGGCATGAAGCTGATGGACATGCCGATCTTCACCTGGACCTGCACCTGGGCCAACGTGCTGATCGTCGCTTCGTTCCCGATCCTGACCGCCGCACTCGCCCTGCTGACCGTTGACCGTTATCTGGACTTCCACATTTTCACCAACGAGCTTGGTGGGAACCCGATGATGTACGTCAACCTGTTCTGGGCGTGGGGTCACCCTGAGGTCTACATCCTGATCCTGCCGGCCTTCGGCGTGTTCTCGGAAGTCACCTCGACCTTCGCAGGCAAGCGCCTGTTCGGTCACCACTCGATGATCTACGCATCGGGCGCGATCGCCATCCTCGGCTTCGCGGTCTGGCTGCACCACTTCTTCACCATGGGTGCCGGCGCCAGCGTCAACACCTTCTTCGGCCTGGCGACGATGCTGATCTCCATTCCGACCGGTGTGAAGCTGTTCAACTGGCTGTTCACCATCTACCAGGGCCGTCTGCGCTTCACCGCGCCGATCATGTGGACCCTGGGCTTCATGGTCACCTTCTCCATCGGTGGCATGACCGGCGTTCTGCTGGCTGTTCCAGGTGCCGACTTCGTTCTGCACAACAGCCTGTTCGTGATCGCCCACTTCC
This genomic stretch from Pseudomonas entomophila harbors:
- a CDS encoding disulfide bond formation protein B is translated as MNELTSRLNRERRFLVLLGVICLALIGGALYMQVVLGEAPCPLCILQRYALLFIAIFAFIAAAMPGRKSLTFFEALVVLSAIGGIVAAGNHVYILANPMVSCGIDTLQPIVDDLPLAKLWPLVFQVDGFCSTPYPPILGLSLAQWALVAFVLTTVLVPLGIYRNRRRG
- the cyoA gene encoding ubiquinol oxidase subunit II, with protein sequence MSKKRYPRLFGILPFLGMLLLSGCNWTLLDPKGQVGIEQKNLILIATGLMLLVVVPVIIMTLAFAWKYRASNKAATYTPDWSHSTKIEAAVWIIPILIIIALGYFTYHSTHKLDPYRPLDSDVKPVQIDVVALDWKWLFIYPEQGIATVNKIVFPANTPVNFRVTSDAVMNSFFIPGLGGQIYAMAGMTTKLHLIANENGEFDGISANYSGAGFTGMKFKAVATSQADFDAWVAEVKASPKKLDQAEYDALAKASENNPVALYSEAQADQFQRIVDKYEGMNRGRPSHEEAGSKDLATTKGVESSMQPAAGAEE
- the cyoB gene encoding cytochrome o ubiquinol oxidase subunit I: MFGKLTLEAIPYHEPIVMVTLAMIALGGIAVVGAITYFRKWTYLWTEWLTTVDHKKIGVMYIIVAMVMLLRGFADAIMMRTQLAAATGGSEGYLPPEHYDQIFTAHGVIMIIFMAMPFFTGLMNLAVPLQIGARDVAFPFLNSLSFYLLLAGVLLVNISLGVGEFAKTGWVAYPPLAGIQYSPGVGVDYYIWALQLSGLGTTLTGVNFLVTVMKMRAPGMKLMDMPIFTWTCTWANVLIVASFPILTAALALLTVDRYLDFHIFTNELGGNPMMYVNLFWAWGHPEVYILILPAFGVFSEVTSTFAGKRLFGHHSMIYASGAIAILGFAVWLHHFFTMGAGASVNTFFGLATMLISIPTGVKLFNWLFTIYQGRLRFTAPIMWTLGFMVTFSIGGMTGVLLAVPGADFVLHNSLFVIAHFHNVIIGGAVFGYIAGFAFWFPKAFGFTLNEKWGKAAFWFWISGFYVAFMPLYALGFMGMTRRLNHSDNPLWEPYLYVAVVGAVLILFGIACQLIQIYVSVRDRKDNMDVTGDPWGGRTLEWSTSSPPPFYNFAHMPEHVGLDAWHEAKQAGAAYKAPAKYEAIHMPSNTSTGLFMGLLLTVFGFAFIWHIWWLVGASLVATIAVFVRHAARDDQGYMVPAEEVARIEGERMKALAQAGALPAGGARVESFERV